The sequence AGAGTTACCTATACATACATACTTCTCCCTGCCTTTGCTTTCTGCTCCTTAGCTTACTCACTCTACCTTCTGCCACCGGTTTTCCATTGGAACTGTTTTTTCTGAAAGTCGGTaactttcttttttgcttaatttGATGACGAGTCTCAGAATTTATCTTTTCTGATCTCTGCAGCTTTTGACAGTGTTCATATCTTTCTTAGGTTCTCTGAATCTTCAGTCTCcttgtttttcttcctgtttgGTCACTCCTTTTCTGATACCTTTGTGGattcttgtcttttttgttgttgttgtttttgagagagggtctcactctgtcatgcagggtggagtgcagtggtacagtcatagctcactgcagcctcggacccctgagctcaaatgatcctcctggcttagcctcccagtgctgggattgcaggtgtgtgccaccacacccagctgactcttgttctttaaaaattgcCTTCTGTAGACCTTATCCCAAGCCCAGGTCTTTTCTTCATACTCTTCATTCTCCCTGGGTTATCTTACCTACTTCAATGGCTTGCATATTGATATTAATTGATTCCCAAATCAGAATTCCCAAAATCAAAACCAGCCCAGATTGCTGTTTCTCATATACCCAAGTAAATACATTCCCTTGATTATTCTGCAGGTGTCCTCAGACTCAACGTACCTAAAACTAACTATCTTTATCATCAAGTCCTTTCAATTTCCTTGTCATTAAATGGCATTCTCATGTAGTTACTCAAGCCAGGAACCTGAGAGTCTtccttgatttctctttcttcaacTCCCATTTCAAATTAATCACCAAATCTTTTTCATTTATGATATTTTGGGTCCATCTACTCTATTTTGTTGCTAATATTGGTCACCGCTGTCTTTCACCAGAATTACTGCAAACCCTTTCTAAATGGTTTTCTTACTCATTGTCTCTTCTCCAATCCATTATCCATACCAAAGCCAGACTCATCTTTCTAAATTACATGTCTGAGATGTTACACCAATGCATAAAACTCTTCAGTTGCTCTCCATCAAACATATAGTATGTAGACTTTGTAATGTATCTCACCATACTCCGATCTAGCCCTTATTAGGTTTCTTGTCATATTCCTCTTTTTATCTCTGACATTCTGTGCTCTAGCATGCTTTTGTTGGGGAGTCCAAGTTCATTCTCAGTCTCGAAGATTCAATAGGATTCACAGGACTCAGTAAAGATGGTGTACTTGTGGTTAAATTTTACTATAGTGAAAGGATACAGATTAGAATCAGCAATGGGAAAAGGTTCACAGGGCAAAGTCCAGGAGAAACCAAGTGTAAGCTTCTAGATATCCACTCCTAGTAAAGTCACAGGTGCGTGGTGTCGAGGGATGTTTTCTGTGGGGTCAGTCATATAGGCCAGCAGCTCCCATGtgactcacctctgcctcccagagcaaAAACTGGTATTCacataaatcacattgttagGATAAACTCTCATGGTTACACTGGTATAGCATTGCCAAGGCCTTAGGCATGCAAAACTCATGCTCATCAGGTAGAGTATTCAGGGGCTCAGAAGTTATTTCTAAGAAGGTGGCAGCCAAGCCCGGTTCTGAAGACAGGCTTTTGTTGGTAATGTAAAAGGTTGGAACAACGCAGGCCTGCTGAGTTAATCCTTTCAGGCACAAGGCTGAATTTCTTTTGACTCCTTGAAGGACACTCATATTTGCTCTCTTTATTAAGCTGCCACATGGATTTTTATTTGGCTTGGAATATTTTCCCTTTCTAATGGTACACCCCTCAGCCCATTTGTGTCCTTGAAGAACCAGATACTTTCTATATGCTCCTGCATACTTCTATTTAGTTTGCATCCTTTAATACTACAGTCTCCATGGCAGCTTGTATTCATGGCATATAGGTtacatggggaaaaaagaaagataggagaaaaatgaagagatcAAGGCATTAGGGCTCTCAACCAACTGGAAGAACTGGTGCAGTGGGAATAATGTTAAAAAATTGTTGTCAGAAAGTGAAATAGTAGTGTCTTAAGGTTTTAGAGTTACAGGTGAAACTCTCAGGTTCCAAATAATCTCTGATAGATAATACATTCTTAACAGCTCCTTTTATGATGATTCCAGGTTCTGAACCTGGTATCAGGGCTAGCCTCCCTCAAAGCAGGTGGCAGCTTGCTACATTCTCTTTCTTGGGTGATTTGTATATAGTCACAAATGAGGTTTCACagggcctagcacatagtaagtactctgTGAAAGtcagttataataataataatatgcccCATTTTCAAACTGGGTGTTATAGAAGCAGGGCAAGAAATTATGAGAAAAGGAGCCACTGCCTAAAAGAGTTGATTGAAAGAGATCATAGAGGTCATAGGTATAACAGGTACTTGGCCTTTGGGCTTTTCTTGCTTTGTATTGAACAAAGCAGAAATAAGTAGGTCAAGGGAGCTTGATGGCAAGCAGTAGCCTCAGCTCGTTTGTTTCTCAGGCATCCACTGCCTATTTCTGTATCCTTAAGAAGAGATGCTGCTGTATCCACATCAGCCTAGATTTTAGAATTATAATTGATGGAGGGGGGAAAAGCTTCTTTGTTGCTAATTAAAAGAaagttaataatattaaaatggaaaGCCATCTAAAATTTTGGAACTTAatgaacatttttccttttgttcaaaAAGTGAATATACTGAATTTTTGTTTCCCTGACATAATATTGTACATCTGAATTATGTTGATCATAGACCAAAGTTATCAACATTGTGTAGGCATTGGATaatattgtaaatttgttttataaatttataactaTATGAAAGAAGGTTGTCGGGATAATATCAAATGATGAAGGTATGTGAAAGTTTATTGGAGTAATGTTTTTGAGGTAAGTTATCCACCCATTTAGGACTGCAGGAGCGCAGCTTGTCCAGAGTCATAATTATTGTAAATGAGATGGATATGGTtaaaaaacagaccaaaaaaaaccATGTTACTTCTTGTTTTTTgactgtacatttttttttttaaactctaataGAATATGGAAGGCTCCATGTTGACAATCAGCTTTGGAAGTTGGATGGAACTACCTGGACTTAAATTTAAGGACTGGGTATCAAGTAAACGAAGGTAAAGATTGAACTGTATTAAAATTCTTTGATGTACGTTGAAAAAGAGAATgtggaaaaatttcaaaatatttgtgattttgtCATGGCTGAAGAATATAAATGTACatgtctttcaaataaaaatgtgtcCTTGAAGCAGTGATTATAATATGCTAGTTTTCATTTAGAGATGTTATAAAACTAAGCACAAAGCTAAGGGATTATTGCAGATTGGTTTCCTGTGACTTTTGTTAATCATGGGTTTATCTACTGTCTTGTTACATCACTCTCTGTTTAGTTACTTTCTTATCCAtccatatattatttttcatactttatttttatgcattgaTATATAACTTTATCTATGCATATCTCTTATATGAATACCTAAACTCTGCATACCTAAAGTGTTTGACTTTCAGTATAAAGATTGTATATTTTATGATTGATAATTTAAAATGATGGATAAGCTAGAATCTGGCTTATGGTTGGCTAATTGGGTATGAAggaacatatttaataaaaaaaaaataagagtagaactgagggcctggtgcagtggctcacgcctgtaatcccagcattttgggaagctgaggtgggaggatcacctgaggtcaggcgtttgaggccagcttgaccaacatggtgaaaccctgtttactaaaaacacaaaattagccaggcatggtggcgcatgcctgtaatcccagctactcgggaggctaaggcaggagaattgcttgaacccgggaggcagaggttgcagtgagccgaaatcgcgccactggactccagcctgggcaacagagcaagactctgtctcaaaaaaaaaaggacggaAGAAATCTCACCTTGGAAaactataaatttatttattttaaggggaaatcccaaaatttaaaaagagaaatatgaaaaTCCTGTCAATCATTTTCAAGGATAGTAAATATTAGATAAGAATTACTAATACAGAGAATCTACTCTAATTTGACTACTCACAAAATAAGCAAGAAGTTACGTAACCTTTGTTAGAACAGGGATGTAACATTTGAGTACTTCACTTCCTGCTACATAACAACCATGTTAATTCATAGAAATTTTCCTTAATATGAGGAAATTCAGGGAGAGCAAATTTACATCATCATGGGTAATTGAGATTAAACCTTTCCAAAAattcattttagatttttaaaaagaatcatatATGGGTTTGAAACTTGAAGTAAAATTAGGCAAGTTGTACAGTTCTTGATCTTCTTAACTTGGCAAGTGAAATTGCTTAACACATTCTTCACTTTGTAAAAGGGTAAGAAAGAGAAAGCTTTATGATTTATGTACCAGAAGCATTTACTTTTCTAAATTATCCATATTGTGTTGAAGTAATATGTGCAAATGAATTTTGTGATAAATTTAGGTTTAGTTGCTGCCTTTGTATAAAGAGAAGACTCTTAGGTCTCTAGAGATTGGTGGAGTTTGAGTTCTGACTCTTATGACTTCTAGTGTTGTGATCCTGAACAAATAAACTAGTTGTCAATTTTccattctgtaaaatggagatgataatacaGCCATGTATTGCTTAATGATGGTGATATGTTCTGAGAATTGTGTCGTTAGGTGATTTCGTTGGGCAAACATCAtaaagtgtacttacacaaacctccatggtatagcctactataccCTTAGGCTATAgggtatagcctgttgctcctaggctacaaccCAGTACAGCATgttgctgtactgaatactataggcagttgtaacacaattgtaagtatttttgtatctaaatatacaaaaagtacagtaaaaatatgatataaaagatttaaaatggtaTACCTGTGGGAGGTACCATACCAAAAATGGTATACCTGTAtaagggcacttaccatgaatggagcttggaGGGCTGGAAGCTGCTTtggatgagtcagtgagtggtgagtgaatgtgaaggcctagcacattactgtacactaaggtacactttataaacactgcacacttagggtacactaaatttatttttaaaaaagtaattttaccaCAACTTTAAGATGGCTATGATGTCACTAAGctgtaggaatttttcagctcctttATAATCCTTTATGGGACCATTGTTGTATATGCTGTCCTTTGTTGATTGAATTATGTGACACATGACTGAAGAAGTAAAAATCTAAAGTTAATTCTAAatcttaataataattattaaacttcaaaagaaaaatttttgtgAACTTCCCATTACAAGTTACAAACAGTCCCTGATTAATCATGGTTTCACTTAAGGTTTTTAGGTTTTAAGATGGTACCAAAGTGATGTGCATTTCATACAAACTATACTTTGGGTACCAATGCAActgttctgtttttcactttcagtatagaATTCAATAAGtcacatgagatattcaacactttattataaaataggcattttgttagatgattttgcccaactgtaggctagtGTAAGTgctctgagcacatttaaggcaAGCTAGGCTAAGCTTTGATGTTCAGTAAGCTAGTtgttattaaatgcatttttgacttaaaatattttcaacttacaattgGTCTATCAGGACAAACCCTACTGTAAATTGAAGAGCATCCACATCATGAATTATGTCAAATAATTTGCTTCTTATCTCTGATTGGGGCAGGGGATTTTGCTTGTTGCTTTGAACTTTGGAAAATGACATACAGACTAATGCAAGTTTTTCATAAAGAACGGTTATGTTTTAGCTCTGCTTGTGAGTAGGAAGACACATAGAGTGAAATGTCATCTGTTACTTAACCTAGATATAAGATGACTTTGTTTAGCAAAAGACAGATCTGAATTATTTTCAGCTGTTAGGAAAATAGCAGTGTACTAAAATTCATGTCAAGATGGCATGTATAATTTTAAGAAGCATAGATATTAGGCCTGTAATATCTCAATGATTGCCACGAAAATAATTCAGTTGATAGTTATAGATTATAATTGTGAGATAAAGTAGTCCAATTTTCAAATATCCACATTTTAATACCTTCATTTAATGAAAGTTTATCAAGCAGTGTATTTGAGCAGACACTATGCATGGCACTGGGGAAACAGAAGTGCATTAAATATAGTCTCTGCTCTCATGGGacttcttccaattttttgcTAAAAAGTAACTCATGaagatttttaactaaaaatagttttgttttttttaagtgttagGATAATGTATAGCTAAGACAGTCCAGCAGAATTAAAAAGCTATAAAAGCTTACTAGGTAGATAAGTAATAATCATGGAAACTGAAAGTAGTATCCTTATAGgatattttcccttttccttttttaggaACCTAAAAGGGGATCGAGTTATGCCAGAGGAAATAGCTCGCTACTATAAACATTATGTAAAAGTCATGGGTCTTCAGAAGAATTTCAGAGAGAATACTTACATAACTTCCGTATCAAGACTCTACAGAGAtcaagatgatgatgatagtCAAGACAGAGATATTTCAACAAAGCATTTACAGATAGAGAAGTCAAACTTTATCAAGAGAAACTGGGAAATTAGGGGTTATCAGCGAATAGCTGATGGTTCTCATGTTCCCTTCTGCCTCTTTGCTGAGAATGTAGCACTGGCAACTGGAACGCTGGATTCTCCTGCCCATCTGGAAATTGAAGGGGAagattttccttttgtgtttcatTCAATGCCTGAATTTGGAGCTGCTATAAACAAAGGAAAGTTGCGTGGCAAAGTGGATCCAGTGTTAATTGTAGGTTCTGGGCTTACTGCCGCTGATGCAATACTGTGTGCTTACAACAGTAATATCCCTGTGATTCATGTGTTTCGCAGACGAGTAACTGATCCAAGCTTAATTTTCAAACAGCTTCCCAAAAAGCTGTATCCTGAATATCATAAAGTCTATCATATGATGTGTACTCAGTCATATTCTGTAGACTCAAATCTTTTATCTGATTATACCAGCTTTCCCGAGCACCACGTGCTTTCCTTTAAGTCGGACATGAAATGTGTTCTCCAAAGCGTTTCTggattgaagaaaatatttaagctGTCTGCAGCAGTAGTATTGATAGGTTCTCATCCTAATCTGTCTTTTCTGAAGGATCAAGGGTGTTACCTAGGCCATAAGTCAAGCCAGCCAATCACATGTAAGGGTAACCCTGTGGAAATAGATACATATACCTATGAGTGTATTAAAGAAGCCAACCTTTTTGCATTGGGTCCTTTGGTTGGAGACAATTTTGTTCGATTTTTAAAGGGAGGGGCACTGGGTGTTACACGCTGTTTAGCTacaagacagaagaaaaagcatttgtttgttgaaagaggaggaggagatgggatAGCTTAAAGCAAGTTTACAAGTAATTAAAATGGACAGTTTGCCATTAAAGATTTTTAATAGTGGTTTTGCAGTGTACTGGCTTGAATTTTCTGGACTTGAGTTAACTGAAGGAGAGCCTCAAACTATagtaacttcatttttaaaagttactagAATTTGGTATCCTGATTTATATTGTAATGTTTCAAAGGTGTCACTGTCAGACAAATAGAAACACTGCCAACTTGGTGTATCTTAAGCTTTCATTTAACTAAAACATTCTTTTCTTGCAAAACTTATTTTTCATGATCATTTTTGGTTATTTATTATACTTGATTCCAAAATAGTACAGCCTTGAATCTATAAAACTGTGCAGTCATTATGCCAgaaattatcttaaatatataatgGGTCACCTTGCTGTTCAAAGGGTGGTGCAAGGTCCTGCAGCATCTTACATCTgtagcttgttagaaatgtaaactCTCAGGCCCCACAACTTACttcctgcattttaacaagatccccaagGGATATGTATGCTCATAAAAATTTGAGACACTggtttaaatgaaaatgaatataagGTATGTATaactgggggtggggtgagggtagGAGGCATTTACAactcagattttatttattttgaaattatcaaTTGTATAAATCTAATTTATTACCAAATagggtcttttaaaaaatatttttattgttgaaacCTTGACAGGTACTTCATATTCTTCTAATAATTTAAACAGTCCAATAATGTGGTATACACTTTGACATCCAAGAACTCACCAAGATGTTTTTCAGAGATTTATTCTCGATTTAACTATCATAGCATTTAATGAATCTGATTTGTAGTTCAATAAATTGTGGGTTGAACTACTTATCCCTGTGTGAACATTGAATTACTTTCTGTCACTGAAACTAAGGTATTTGGGTGTGGTAAGTACTTCGAAAATTGTAATATTGTTTGGGCATTGTCTAAATTATTAAaggttaaaatagaaaataaagtcagaatttttcttttccattccaaaggTGTACTTAGAGATCTCTATTAGTATTCATTCGAGATGACATAGCAGCTCATATCATGGATGTTTATTGGATTTATCTGTTCTAATTATCTTTATATGTGTGTTTACTGTCTGTGTTTTCACATAAACTGCTAGAATTTTTAATGTTAAGACGAAAACATCTGAAGTTCTCCATGGCAAATTGAATTTttcagtcattttcttttctttttttggtacaaTTACTTCATCTGGAATGTCTTCATTGAACTTCTCgttattctatttttcttagaattaaaagtggattaatgtgtgtttttctgttcattttattgCAGTATTAAATGCTTAAGCTTATTAGGACCAtaattcactttaaatataattgtATAGAATATATTTGCGTCGATCAAATAATTGCTTCAGATGAATTCTTAGACTCTTGATAATATCACACCTAATTTAACTTGATTTTACAAGCTGTACaatccagttttagttttctattgtGATAATAACTTTTTTCAAACCAGTTTCACATCTTAATGAAATAACATTCTCTGACTGCACTTGCTTCAGTACTCTCTTGCCTGCCTGTTTTTGACCTCTGCATGAGTTGGATTAGATGTTTTTCTTACTGTCACTTCTAAATAGAAAATGACAGTGTTATAAAAAAGGGAAGGATAAAACCTTTGACATCCCCTTGTgtctcaaaagtccacagttatTCAAACAATGGCTTTTTTGTGATGAgagtatttgttaaaaaaaaaaaaaagacttcaagaaaaataaaagttcagtGGAGCTGCAAATAAATCTGGTGAATAATTTCATCTTTGGTAATCTCCCATTTCCTGAGTTCTTCCTCAATCCAAGCTGTCCTGTGTGGTATATAACATTTGGGCATTTTCTCTGATATACTATACTCTCATGTTCTATAAATTTCTGTCCCGTAATTCTAacactttacattttttctttgctaTCAGCTATAGCTATTCATGGAAGGGAAGAATCACTAAATACTTGTCTAGTTATAGCATGATGTGAGCATCTCCTCCTTATCCCTCGATGCCTGGCGTGGTGTCTGGCAAACAGTCCATAATTAGCAGATGTTGAAAGACCGTTTACAAAGCagtatttggggatttaaagTGCAATGATACAACAAAAAGATTTAATTACAGCTTCCAGTGTTTTGACTATGTGAACCATATCCAACTGCTTTTTTGAAAATCTAGTTCTATGTAatatatttctgtggcatcaaaTTTTAGTTGATTGTATTAGTCAATAGGAAGTGGtggaaaatttctaaataaattcaaCTATTAAATGCAAGTTCCACTAAATCTTAGTGTTTGGAACACTGAAGAACCCAGAATGAAACAAAATTAGACTGAAtgtaaatgtcatttaaaaatctaactgggggctgggcacagtggctcacgcctgtaatcccaaaacttcaggaggccgaggcaggtggatcacctgaggtcaggagtttgggaccagccccgctaacatggtgaaaccccatctctactaaaaatacaaaagttagctgggcgtggtggtgtgtgcctgtagtcccagctacttgggaagtgaggcacaagaatcgcttgaacctgggaagcagaggttgcagtgagctgagactgcatcactgcactccagcctgggcttcagagcagaactatctgaaaaaaaaaaaattaaaaatctaactCGGTTACAGAGGCTGCTTGTTGCATAGAGCCATTTTGATCTGATCAGATCATACAGTTTTTAAGTTGTATACTTTccttgtggggggagggggataaAGGGCCTGAGTACCCTAAGGCTAGTCTGAAGAGTATGTGAAATAAGGATTAAAGAGATACCCTGATTATTTTGAACAACTacccaccaccccccccccccccccgccaaccACCCATGCAGGTTATTCAAGAGAAATGGTGTCTGGGGAAGGAACAGGGTAGAAAAGGTGAAGATCATGACTAATaaagcataaaaagaatgaaaaccttcaaattaaaaataaaaggatggcgTCCTGGTTTTAATCATGATGGAGTAATAAGAATAGGGCTTACCTTTTACTGTAATAATCAACTATAAAACTcttgaaaatatataaagcagtGTTTTCATACAGTTGTAGACAGCAGTCCAGGACTGATTTTTAAGAGAAGAAACAAGCGGTGAGCTCCATAATCACCCTGACTTTCTGCTTGAAGGTACTTTGCAAACTAACACAAAGTGGAGTATGTCTGGTTGGGAGAAAATAACACAGTATAGGGTTCCTGCTGGAATCTGCTGGGCAGAGTACTGGGGAGGAGGAAGCTGCAGAGATGCagctgcagaaatctgcataatTTTCTTACATCTGGCACAATACTAAACAGTACAGGGAGAACCATGGGGCTTTAGGGATCAGCAGCTATAAGTTAGGGGCCGAGTGGAGACTTTGAAGGTATTCAGCTCTGGAAGACATTGGAATTCTGGCCAAATAGCAGAGCCAGACCTTGCTGAACACCTCAAGCATTCAGCTGAAACCCCAAAAAGGCCATGCCTTGTGAATAGGGGTACCTTAATTTGCCCCAAACTAAGCCTCAACAGGATCAAGCAGATCTGTGAGTAAATTAACTGCCTGCCAGCACAAGACTTGACACTCCTCAAGGAAGACAAAATCCAGACTGTCACAACAGCATCAGTAATGTCCAGCACACAATAAAAGATTACTGGGTGTCCAGACAAGAAAATGTGACACAACCAGACAAAACAAGCAATCAAAACAGATCTAAGAACTGATACAAATGTTGGAAGTCGCAGACAAGTACTTTAAAAGTTAATatgttcaaaatattaaaatgacacTGAACAAGTAGGGAATCtcagaagaaaaactaaaaagtgaACATTCTATAGCTGAAAAGTACATTCTGAAAGGAAAAATTCACTGGATGAGCTTAACATACCGGACgctggagaagaaaagataaTGAACTTGAGAACAGGTTAATATAAACTATCCAAAAAAAGCatagagaaaactaaaaaaacaatTGCCAGACTTGATGTGATAATATCAAGTGTCTAACATGTACAGTTGGAATTCAAAAGGAGAGGAAGACTGGGCCAGAGAAACACATATTTGGAGAATTAAAAgctgaaaaatttacaaatttcatttaaaaaatctacaacCCATAGATCCAAGAAACTCAAACTGCAAACAGGATAAATATTAAGGAAAACACACCTATGCACCTAATAGATTGCTGAGAAAAATAGGAAAGTTTAAAAGCTGTCGGAGAAAAAAGGGAACAATGATGAGAAGAAATACATgactagaaaaaaatgcaatcaaGAAGACCGTCTTAAATATCTTTGAATTGCTAAAGTAAAAATACTGCCAAACTAAAATTCTacatccagtgaaaatattcttcaaaacgAGTGAAATGGTCGTTTTTGGATATGTGAAAGTTGAGAAAATATGCTGTCAGAAGACCTGCACTGCAAAAAGTGGAAATTCTTCACATTGAAGGTACATGATACCTGCATGTATctacatgaaagaaagaaaaatgccagaaatggtaaataaaaattatgtattttctcatttcttaaatTATTCAAAATCCAATTGACTGTTGAGAATGTGTTTAaccaaaaacaatttaaaacaaaaagtaaaaaattgtaTGATTTAGGACATGTAGAGTAAAATATACGATAATTGTAGCACTgtatagaaagacaaatagaagtacactttattttttttccccagagaggGTATCAccctgtctcctaggctggattgcagtggtgtaatcttggctcactgcagcctcatcccagtctcaagcgatcctcctgcctcagcctcccaagtagctgggaccacagggaagtgccaccacacacagctgattttttgtagagatggagttttgccatattgcccagggtgatcttaagctgagctcaagtgatctgcctgccttagcctcccaaagtgctgggattacaggcatgagccactgtgcgtggcaGAAGTATACTTTTATCAGGTGTATACATTATACAATTAGTGGTGTGTTATTTAGATAAGAATGCATATCCTTATAGTAACTACTAAAAACAAGTAAAAGGTATAGCTGTAAAGCCAACAGAAGAGATGAAatggaatactaaaaaataattcaaagaaggcagaaaaagagaaacagatgggacaaaataagtgagaaaataacCATGATCATATACTCCAACCCAACCGTagcaataattatatttacatacaAGTGGATTAAGCACTACCAACTTAAAAGCAAAGATCATCAGATTCAATAAAAAGCTTCAACAAGGTTTACAAGAGCTTTATCCAAATATAAAGATACCAATAGGTTataagtaaaaatggaaaaagacataccatgaaaacattaataaaatacttcAAGACAAGTATTAGAGATAGATATTTTATAACAATGTTTAGTTAATGGAGAACATATcaattctaaatgtatatgcacctaaTTACTGAGTTTTAAGATACATAAAAGACAATGGAGAACTAAGGTGAGACAAAGTTACAATCATAGTTGGAGACTGAGTAGACAAAATCAGAAAGGATGTAAGGGATATTCAATGGCATTACCAACCACTGATCTGACATTTATGGAACAACTACACCCCTAAACTGCAGaatactcattctttttatgtgcAACCAGAATATTCACCAAAATGGGCCAACAATATGCTTgcccataaaacaagtctcaaaaaatttaa comes from Pan troglodytes isolate AG18354 chromosome 7, NHGRI_mPanTro3-v2.0_pri, whole genome shotgun sequence and encodes:
- the OSGIN2 gene encoding oxidative stress-induced growth inhibitor 2 isoform X3, coding for MLAMLFTSSFRNMFLIYQCYFSSSFRNYSDTETEGEIFNSLVQYFGDNLGRKVKAMPLVEETSLLEDSSVTFPVVIIGNGPSGICLSYMLSGYRPYLSSEAIHPNTILNSKLEEARHLSIVDQDLEYLSEGLEGRSSNPVAVLFDTLLHPDADFGYDYPSVLHWKLEQHHYIPHVVLGKGPPGGAWHNMEGSMLTISFGSWMELPGLKFKDWVSSKRRNLKGDRVMPEEIARYYKHYVKVMGLQKNFRENTYITSVSRLYRDQDDDDSQDRDISTKHLQIEKSNFIKRNWEIRGYQRIADGSHVPFCLFAENVALATGTLDSPAHLEIEGEDFPFVFHSMPEFGAAINKGKLRGKVDPVLIVGSGLTAADAILCAYNSNIPVIHVFRRRVTDPSLIFKQLPKKLYPEYHKVYHMMCTQSYSVDSNLLSDYTSFPEHHVLSFKSDMKCVLQSVSGLKKIFKLSAAVVLIGSHPNLSFLKDQGCYLGHKSSQPITCKGNPVEIDTYTYECIKEANLFALGPLVGDNFVRFLKGGALGVTRCLATRQKKKHLFVERGGGDGIA